A stretch of DNA from Saccharospirillum mangrovi:
CGGCACGTCGATGCCGGTTTCAATAATGGTGGTGCACAGCAGCACGTTGAACCGCTTGTGATAGAAGTCGGACATGATGCGTTCCAGCTGCCGCTCCGGCATCTGGCCGTGGGCGACAACGATGCGCGCTTCCGGCACCAGTTCGCGCAACGCCTGAGCGGTACGTTCGATGGTGCTGACTTCGTTGTGCAGATAATAAACCTGACCGCCGCGCAGAATTTCCCGCAGCAACGCTTCTTTTACCTGGGCGTCGTCGCGTTCGCGCACGAAGGTTTTGACCGACAACCGACGCGCTGGCGGAGTGGCGATGATGCTCAAATCGCGCACGCCGGACATCGACATATTCAGCGTGCGTGGAATCGGTGTCGCGGTCAGCGTCAGGATGTCGACGTTGGCGCGCAGTGCTTTTATTTTTTCTTTCTGGGCGACGCCAAAGCGGTGTTCTTCGTCGATGATCAACAAGCCCAGATCGTTAAACCGAACGTCTTTTTGCAGCAGCTTGTGGGTGCCGACCACGACATCGACTTTGCCATCGGCCAGACCGTCGATGATGGTTTTGGTTTCGCTGTCGGAACGGAAGCGGCTGAGCGCTTCGACGCGCACCGGCCAGTCGGCGAAGCGGTCGCGGAAATTCTCATAATGCTGTTGGGCGAGCAGGGTGGTGGGCACCAGAACCGCCACTTGTCGACCCGCTTGGGCGGCGATAAACGCAGCGCGGAGTGCCACTTCGGTTTTGCCGAAACCGACGTCACCACAGACCAGGCGATCCATCGGTTGCTGGCGTTGCATGTCGGCAATAACCGCGTCGATGGCGTTGGCCTGATCCGCGGTTTCCTCGAAACCAAAGCCGGCGCTGAAACGGCCGTAGTCGGCTTCATTAAAGTCGAATTTATGGCCGCTGCGGGCTTCGCGCTCGGCGTATAAGTTGAGCAATTCGGCGGCGGTGTCGCGGACTTTTTCGGCCGCTTTGCGTTTGGTTTTTGCCCAGCGGTCGTTGCCCAGTTTATTCAGCGGCGCCTGGTCGATGTCGGCGCCGGAATAGCGGCTGATTAAATGCAGGTTGCTAACGGGCACGTACAGCTTGCTGCCTTCGGCGTAGGTCAGCATCAGGAATTCCTGCGCCTGACCGTCGACTTCCAGCGTCTCCAAGCCTTGGTAGCGACCGACGCCGTGATCGAGATGCACCACCGGCGCACCGGGGTTCAACTCGGTCAGGTTCTTGATGATCTGATCGCTGTTGTCGGTCTGGCTGCGGTTGCGGCGGCGTTGTTGAACGACGTAATCGCCGAACAATTGTGTCTCGCTGATCAGGGTGTAACCGCCTTCGGAGGCGACCAAACCCTGGCTCAGTGGCGCGACGGTAAGACCGATGCGAATGCTGCTGTCGGCAATGAAGTCGCTGATGTGCGGCACGCTCTGGGGCACCACATGAATGCCAGCCAGCAATTCTTTTAACGCTTCACGCCGACCCAGCGATTCCGCACAGAACAGCACGCGGTGCGAGGTTTCCATCAGCAAGCGTTCCAGGTGCAGCAGCGGTTGCTGGGCGCGATGATCGACCGGAATGTCTTGCGGTGTTTCGACCGGCAGGTTCAGGTGGCCGCTTTGTTCGCGTACGGCCTGGGCCGACAGCGCCAGACGTGGAAAGTCTTTGGCACGGCCGAAGAATTCGCTGGACGGAGTGAACAGTTCTGCGGGTTTCAGGATCGGTTGCGTCAGGTCGTGGCGACGGTTTTCGAAACGCGCTTCGACTTCACTCCAGAAATGATCCAGCGACGGTTCTAACTGATCGCTGTGTACGATCAAAGTATTGGCCGGTAAGTAGTCCCACAGCGTGTCGGTGCGTTCGTAAAACAACGGCAGATAGTATTCGATGCCGCCGGGCGCGATGCCGTCGCTGACATCCTGATAAACGGTGCAGCGGCTGAAATCGACATCGAAGCGTTCACGGAAGGATTGCCGAAAGCGGGTGATGCCGGTCTCGGTCATCGGTACTTCGCGGCCGGGCAGCAAGGTAATGCGTTCCAGCGATTCGGCCGAGCGTTGCGTTTCGGCATCGAACCATTTCAACGATTCGATTTCGTTGTCGAATAAGTCAACGCGAATGGGCCGGTCGGCGCCCATGGGAAAGACATCCAGAATGGCACCGCGCACGGCAAATTCGCCGTGCTGATAGACGGTATCGGTAGCGCGATAGCCGGCGCTTTCCAACTGGCGCCTTTGCGCAGCTAGGTCTAGGGTTTGTCCGAGATGCCAGTCGAAGGCGGTGCCGATCAGGGCTTCGCGGGGCGGCAGCCGGTGGCTGAGGTTGGCGGCCGTGGTCAGGCAAATGCCGTGCGGTGCTTCGGCCAATTGGTTCAGCAGGCTTAGGCGATCGGAGATGATGTCTTCGTGCGGCGAGAAATTGTCGTAGGGCAGCGTTTCCCAATCCGGGAAGCTGAGAATTTGCCAGGATTCGTGTGCCGCTCGGAATACCGCCAGCTCTGTGGCGAGCCGATCGAGCTGTGCCGGACTGTCGGCAATAACCAGCAGGGTTCCGCCTTGATCGCGAATCAAATCGGCCAGATAGGCGCTGTCGGCACAGCCTCGGACGTTACCGGTGTGGCGATGGTCGCCGGCTTTTTCGGGTCGGTTAAGTGAGTGACTGAGCATGAAAGGCAGCGATTTCCTGGCCGGGCAGCGGGGCGCGAATGCTATCAAAAAAAGCGCTTCCGGGCACAGCCGCAGACGCCGTTGTACAGGCTTTATACAAAAAGAGCGCTGTTCGATTAAAGGCAGTTCGGTGGTAGCAATGGCGGGTCGCGGTCTTTATACTTGGGCGCGCTTTTTCCAGGTGGGTTGGTCAGGTTTGCCGCCTTGGCACAAGTCTCTCCGGCCTGAAATGCATTTGACATCAGACCCCCGGGAATGGGCCGTGTCCCTTTTCGGTCCCGTCTGTCAGTCATCGGGTACAGCACACTATGATCAAGATTAGTAAAGGGCTCGACTTGCCGATCTCTGGTGCTCCGCGCCAGGAAATTTCGGACGGTCGGCCGGTTTCGACCGTGGCATTGGTCGGCTACGACTACAACGGCATGAAACCGACGATGTTGGTGCGCGAAGGTGATCGGGTAAAACTCGGTCAACCGGTTTTCACCGACAAAAAATCAGAGGGTATCGTTTTCACTGCGCCGGCTTCGGGCATCGTCAAAGCCATCAACCGAGGCGCCCGGCGTGTTTTCCAATCATTGGTGATCGAAGTGGACGGCGATGACGCCGAAAACTTTGGTGCCACCCCGGCCGATCAGCTGGCGGGTCTGGATGCTGCAACCTTGCGTGAGCGTCTGGTCAAGTCCGGCTTCTGGGCTGCGTTCCGCACCCGTCCTTATTCCAAAGTACCGGCCATCGACAGCACTCCGGTGGCCATCTTTGTTCAGGCCATGGACACCAATCCGCTGGCGGCCAACCCGGAAGTGGTGATCGCTGAACAGGCTGAGGCCTTCCAGCAAGGTTTGGCGTTGCTGACCAAATTGACCGACGGCAAAGTCTGGTTGTGTCAGGCGCCCGGCGCCAAGATCCCAACCGTCGATGGCGTCAGTGTCGAGGAATTTGCGGGTGTGCATCCGGCGGGCAATGCCGGTACACACATTCATTTCCTTGAACCGGTCAGCATGAAAAAGACCGTCTGGACCATCGGTTACCAGGACGTGATTGCGTTGGCCAAGTTGGTCACCAGCGGCCGTTTGGACACCCAGCGCGTGGTCGCATTGGCCGGTCCGCGCGTTAAAGAGCCTCGCCTGGTGCGGACCCGTCTGGGTGCCTCTTTGGCTGAGTTGAGCCGTGATGAACTGCTCGAAGACGACAACCGGGTGATTTCCGGTTCGGTCTTTGGCGGTCGTGGCGGTGTCGATGAGGTAGCCTATCTGGGTCGTTATCACACTCAGGTCAGCGTCCTGGCTGAAGGCCGTGAGCGTCCGATCCTGCATTACCTGCACGCCGGTCGGAACCGCCATTCGGTGTTGAACATCTACCTGTCCAAATTGCTCAAAGGCAAAAAATTCGATTTCACCACCACCACCAATGGTTCTGAACGAGCCATGTTGCCGGTCGGTCAATACGAAAAAGTCATGCCGTTGGACATTCTGCCCACTCAGCTGTTGCGTGCCCTGGTCGTTGGCGACATCGACACCGCCGAACAGCTTGGCGCTCTGGAGTTGGACGAAGAAGACCTGGCGCTGTGCACCTACGTGTGTGCCGGCAAGTACGAATACGGTCCCATTCTTCGTGACAATCTGACGCGCATCGAGCAGGAGGCCTGAGCATGGGTTTGCGTAATACTCTCGACAAGATGGCGCCTTACTTCGAAAAAGGCGGCAAATACGAAAAGTGGTATGCCCTCTACGAGGCCGTCGACACCATCTTTTATATGCCCAACTCAGTCACCCGTACCACCGCGCACGTGCGCGATGGCATGGACCTGAAGCGCATCATGATCACCGTCTGGCTGTGTGTGTTCCCGGCGATGTTCTGGGGCATGTGGAACCTGGGCTTCCAAGCCAACACCGCCATTGCCGGCGGCCTGTCGCCGAGCGACAACTGGCACGAAGCCATCATCAGCCTGTTGGCGGGTCACGATCCGGCCAGCGTCTGGGACAACATGATCTACGGCGCGGCATACTTCCTGCCGATCTACGCGGTCACTTTTGTGGTCGGTGGTTTCTGGGAAGTGCTGTTCGCCATGGTGCGCGGCCACGAAGTAAACGAAGGTTTCTTCGTTACCTCCATCCTGTTCGCTCTGATCTGTCCGCCGGATCTGCCGCTGTGGGCAGTAGCGCTGGGCATCAGCTTCGGTGTGGTCGTGGGCAAGGAAGTCTTCGGTGGTACCGGTAAAAACTTCCTGAACCCTGCGTTGACCGGCCGTGCGTTCCTGTACTTCGCCTATCCGGCCAGCATGTCGGGCGACGCCATCTGGACCGCCGTTGACGGTTTCTCCGGCGCCACTGCTCTGAGCACTGCGTTCAGCGATGGCCTGACCAACTCCATGCTCGGTCATCTGACCTGGATGGACGCCTTCCTGGGTATTCAGCAAGGTTCCATCGGTGAAGTGTCGACGCTGATGATTCTGATCGGCGGTGCGGTGTTGTTGATCATGGGCATTGCCAGCTGGCGCATCGTCTTGGGTGTGATGATCGGCATGATCGCGTTGTCGACTTTGTTCAACGTGATCGGCAGTGACACCAACCCCATGTTCGGTCTGCCGTGGTATTGGCATCTGGTTATTGGCGGCTTTGCGTTCGGCATGATGTTTATGGCGACCGATCCGATTTCGGCGTCCATGACCGATGCCGGCAAGATCTGGTTCGGCATTTTGATCGGCGTGATGACGGTGTTGATTCGTGTCGTCAACCCGGCCTTCCCGGAAGGCATCATGCTGGCGATCATTTTTGCCAACATCTTTGCGCCGACCATTGACCACTTTGTGGTGCAGCGAAACATCAAACGGAGACTTGCTCGTGGCCAGTAATAAAGACTCCATTCAAAACATCATCAAGGTGGCGCTGCTGGTCTGTCTGGCCTGTGCCATCGTGGTATCGACCGCAGCCGTTGTGCTGCGTCCGATTCAGCAGCAGAACCAGCAGGCGGATTTGCGTCGTAACGTTCTGCAGATTGCGGACTTGTATCAGGCCGGTGTGCCGGTGGAAGTGCAGTTCCAGCAGGTGGAAACCCGCCTGGTCGATCTGCAAAGCGGCACCTTCTCGGATGCGTTTAACGTCGATAATTTTGACCCGCGTGCTGCGGCCAATGATCCGTCGATCAGCAGCAGCATTCCGGCGAGCGAAGACATTGCCGGCCTCAAGCGTCGTGAGCGTTACACCGAGGTGTATCTGGTAAACGATGACCAGGGCAACATGAAGACGTTGATTCTGCCGGTTCGTGGCTATGGCCTCTGGTCCACCATGTGGGGCTTTATTGCACTGGAAGATGATCTCAACACCGTGGTCGGTTTTGGTTTCTACGACCAGGAAGAGACGCCTGGGCTGGGTGGTGAAGTCGATAACCCGCGCTGGAAATCACAGTTCCCAGGCAAGCTGGTGTATGACGAAGCCGGCGACGTTCAGCTGGAATTGAAAAAGGGTGGCATTAATCCGAGCAATGAAATTGACGCCACTTATCGCGTCGATGCGCTCAGCGGTGCCACTCTGACCAGCCGTGGTGTGACCAACCTCATCCAATACTGGATGGGTGAACGTGGCTTCAAACCTTTCCTGAACAACCTTAAAGCAGGAGAAGCCTGATCATGTCTGAAACACGCAAGGTGTTACTGACACCGATTCTCTCCAACAACCCGATTGCCTTGCAGATCCTTGGGGTCTGTTCGGCGTTGGCGGTCACCACCGGTTTGAAAGTGACGCTGGTGATGTGTATCGCGTTGACGCTGGTTACGGCGTTTTCGAACCTGTTTATTTCCATGATCCGTAACCAGATTCCGGGCAGCATCCGCATCATCGTGCAGATGACGATCATTGCCTCTTTGGTGATCGTCGTGGATCAGGTGTTGAAAGCTTACGCCTATGACATCTCCAAGCAGTTGTCGGTGTTCGTCGGTCTGATCATCACCAACTGTATTGTGATGGGTCGTGCCGAAGCCTACGCCATGCAAAACCCGCCGATTCTGAGCTTCCTTGATGGCATCGGTAACGGCTTGGGCTACAGCGCCGTTCTGGTGTTCATTGCCACGCTGCGCGAATTCTTCGGTTCCGGCAGCCTGTTCGGCTTCCAGATTCTGCAGACCGTGAACCAAGGTGGCTGGTACGTGCCCAATGGCTTGATGCTGTTGGCACCCAGTGCCTTCTTTATCATCGGTGGCTTCATCTGGATTCTGCGTCGTTGGGACGCCACTCAGATCGAAGAAAGCGAATACACCTTGAAGGCGCACGTTAAGAAGGGGGCGGTGTAATGGAAGCGTTGTTGAGTCTGTTTATCCGCGCCGTTTTCGTTGAAAACATGGCGCTGGCCTTCTTCCTGGGCATGTGTACCTTCCTGGCGATTTCCAAGAAGATTTCCGCAGCCATCGGTTTGGGCGTTGCGGTGATTGTGGTGCAAGCCATCACCGTGCCGGTCAATAACCTGATTCTGCATTATGTACTGGCTGAAGGCGCTTTGAGTTGGGCGGGTTTCCCCGAAGCCAACCTGGAGTTCCTGGGCTACCTCAGCTACATCGGCGTGATCGCAGCCATCGTTCAGATTCTGGAAATGGTGCTCGATAAGTACTTCCCGGCGCTGTACAACGCCCTGGGTGTGTTCCTGCCGTTGATCACTGTGAACTGCGCCATCATGGGTGCGTCATTGTTCATGGTGGAACGCGACTACAACTTCAGCGAATCCATCGTCTACGGCATTGGTGCTGGTGCCGGTTGGGCGCTGGCGATTGTGGCGCTGGCGGGCATTCGCGAGAAGCTGAAGTACAGCGACGTTCCGGCCGGTTTGCGCGGTCTGGGCATCACCTTCGTTACTGTGGGTCTGATGTCGCTGGGCTTTATGTCGTTCTCTGGTGTGTCTCTGTAACGGCTGAGGATTACAACGATGAGTACCGAAATTATTTTGGGTGTTGTTCTCTTCACCCTGATCGTTCTGGCACTGGTCGCCGTCATTCTGTCGGCCCGTGCCAAGTTGGTGAGCAGTGGTGATGTCACCATTGAAATCAACGAAGACGCCAGCAAAGCCATTACCGTACCGGCTGGCAGCAAGCTGCTCGGCACCCTGGCGAACGAAGGCATTTTCCTGTCGTCTGCCTGCGGTGGTGGCGGTACCTGCGCTCAGTGCAAATGTAAGGTGCTGGATGGCGGTGGTGCGGCTCTGCCGACCGAAGAAACGCATTTCACTAAAGGTGAATTGCGTGACGGCTGGCGCCTGTCTTGCCAGGTAGCGGTTAAGCAGAACATGAAGATCGAAGTCGATCCGGAATTCTTCGGCGTTAAGCGTTGGGAATGCACGGTCGAATCGAACCCGAACGTGGCGACCTTTATTAAGGAACTGACGCTGAAATTGCCAGAAGGCGAGGACGTCGATTTCCGTGCCGGCGGTTACGTTCAGTTGGAAATTCCGCCGCACGAAGTGCACTACAAAGACTTCGATATCGGTAAAGAATTCCATGGCGATTGGGACAAGTTCAACATCTGGCAATACAGCTCCAAGGTCACCGAAACGGTGACCCGAGCCTATTCCATGGCGAACTACCCGGACGAAAAAGGCATCGTTAAATTCAACATCCGTATTGCGACGCCGCCGCCGGGAACCAACCATCCGCCGGGCCAGATGTCGTCTTATGTGTTCAGTTTGAAACCGGGCGACAAAATCGCTGTGTTTGGTCCTTTCGGTGAGTTCTTCGCCAAAGACACCGACGCCGAGATGGTCTTTATCGGCGGTGGTGCCGGTATGGCACCGATGCGTTCGCACATCTTCGATCAGCTCAAGCGGTTGAATTCCAAACGCAAGATCAGCTTCTGGTACGGCGCTCGCAGCTGGCGTGAAGCCTTCTACGTGGAAGAGTTCGATCAACTGGCCAAGGAAAACGACAACTTCAATTGGCATCTGGCGCTGTCCGATCCGCTGCCAGAAGACAATTGGGACGGCCTCACCGGTTTTATTCACAACGTCCTGTACGAACAATATCTGAAGGATCACGACGCGCCGGAAGATGTTGAGTTCTACATGTGTGGACCGCCGATGATGAACGCCTCCGTCATCAAGATGTTGGAAGACCTGGGCGTTGAGCCGGAAAACATCATGCTGGATGACTTTGGCGGTTGATGTCGGCTCTTAAATGGCGCGGTTTGATACTGGTCGTTCTGACCGCGCTCCTGACTGCTTGCGGCGACCGAGAGGTCGCCGTTCGCACTTTGGCCGGTTACAGCATGGGCACCAGCTACAGTGTCAAGCTGGTGTCTACCGTCGCACAGGCGCAACACTTGGATGCAGTGGTTCGCAGTCGTCTTGAGACGGTGGATCAGGCGATGTCGACTTATTTACCGCGTTCGGATGTGTCGCGTTTTAACGATGCGGCAGTGAACGACTGGGTGGATGTGTCGCCGTTGACGGTTGAGGTGGTGTCGTTGGCGTTGGATGTTGCCCGTCTCAGTGACGGTGCATTCGATCCAACCATCGCGCCGTTAGTGGACGCCTGGGGCTTTGGCCCGCAGCCTCGACCGGATCAGATACCGTCACAACCGCAAATTGATGACCTGTTGAAACAAGTGGGTTGGGCGGCGATCGAGATTGATGACGCCCATCATCGGCTGCGTAAGACCGCCGAGCGTGAACTGGATTTATCGGGTATCGCCAAAGGCTTCGCGGTCGATCAGGTAGCCGATGCGCTGGCAAATGAAGGCATCGTTGATTATCTGGTGGAAGTGGGTGGCGAGCTGAGATTTTCTGGCACCAAACCAGGCGATGAGCCTTGGCGCGTTGGCATTGAAACACCTGACAGCGGTGCGCGCAGTGCCTATCGGATTCTCGAAGTCGGTACGGGTGCAATGGCGACCAGTGGCGACTATCGTAACTATTACGAAGAGGATGGCGTGCGCTATTCGCACACGCTGGATCCGTCCAATGGTCGGCCGATTCATCACTCGCTGGTGTCCGTTTCGGTTCTGGCAGACGATTGCGCCTTGAGTGATGCTTTTGCCACCGCCATGTTGGTTAAAGGTTACGACGAAGCACAGACGTTGGCCGAGTCGCAGGGTTTGGCCGTTATGTTGATTGAACGCGATGGTGATGGTTTTACAGCCTGGCAATCCGAACGTTTTGCTGAGCTGTTTGGCTCGGCAAACTGAGTTGAATTAAACAACGCCCAATCGGGCAAGGGGGAGGTGCATCATGGCAACCTTTCTGGCCGTTCTGGTCTTTATGTTGATTGTGGTAGCGGCAATGGCCGTGGGTGTGATGTTTGGTCGTCAACCGATCAAAGGTTCCTGCGGTGGTATGGCCGCCATTGGAATGGAAGCGGAATGCGATGTCTGCGGTGGCGACAAAACGCGTTGCGATTCCGAAACCCGCGCGACCCGTCGTCGCAAAAATAACGCAGCGGATCTGGCGGTAGACGCCAGTCGTTGAGTTGCCCTGGTTGAACTGACTCTGGGAGTAAGGCAGTTGGTCGAAACTCAGTACGATCTGATCATTATTGGCAGTGGCCCTTCGGGCGAAGGCGCGGCCATGAACGCCGCCAAAGCAGGGCGCAAAGTTGCCGTTATCGATATGCGTCAGCGCGTTGGTGGCAACTGCACCCACCAGGGCACGATACCGTCCAAGGCGTTGCGTCATGCCGTGCATCAGGTCATGCAGTTCAACCGCAACCCCATGTTCCGCCACATTTCCGAACAGAAGTGGCTGTCTTACAGCCAGGTGCGCGAAACGGCGCAACGGGTTATCGATAAACAGGTCGCTATGCGCGCGCGTTTCTACAGCCGCAACGGCATTGATCTGTTTTACGGCGTCGCCAGTTTTGTGGATACGCATTCAATCCACGTCGATCAAGGCGATGAACAGGCGGATGTGTTAACCGCCAAGGAATTCATCATCGCCACTGGTTCGCGTCCGTGGCGTCCACCGGGTGTGGATTTCAACCATCCGCGTATTTTCGACAGCGACACGATACTGAACTCCACCGACACACCTCGGCACATCGTGATTTACGGTGCGGGTGTTATAGGCAGTGAGTACGCATCCATTTTCAATGGACTGGGTTGTAAGGTGGATTTGATCAACCCGGGTGGCCGTCTGCTCGCTTTTATGGATGACGAAATTTCCGATGCGTTGAGTTACCACCTGCGCGGACACGGTGTGCTGGTGCGCCACAACGAGACGTTCAAATCGGTCGAAGCCTTCGATGACCACATTGTGTTGTCGCTCGAATCCGGTAAGAAAATCAAAGCCGATGCTTTTATGTGGGCCAACGGCCGCAGCGGAAACACCGACAATCTGAATTTGCCGGCGGTTGGACTGGAAGCCAATCGTCGCGGCCAGTTGGAAGTCGATGAGCACTACCGCACTTCGGTGGAAAACATCTACGCCGCGGGTGATGTGGTGGGTTGGCCGAGTCTGGCCAGTGCCGCCTACGACCAGGGCCGCAGTGCATCTGGTGTGATTGTGCAGAACAACACTTACCGTCACATCAACGATGTTCCAACTGGCATCTACACCATTCCGGAAATTTCATCAGTTGGTTTGACCGAAGGCGAACTGACCGATGCCAAGGTGCCGTACGAAGTCGGCAAAGCCTATTTCAAGGACATCGCACGCGCGCAAATTACCGGCGAAGACGTTGGCGTATTGAAGTTGTTGTTCCACCGTGAATCGTTGGAGTTGTTGGGCATTCATTGCTTTGGTGACCAGGCTGCGGAAATTTTGCACATCGGCCAGGCGATCATGGCGCAGAAAAATGGCGGCAATACCATTCGGTATTTTATCGAGCATACATTTAACTACCCGACGATGGCGGAAGCCTATCGGGTGGCGGCGTTAAACGGTCTGAACCGAATTTTTTAAGTTGACACTCATGCAAATAAAAGCCGGCAACTGCCGGCTTTTTTGTGTCTGTCGCTTAATAGGTTCGGCGCTTAGGTTGCCGATACCGATGTACACGAATCGATGGCAGCCAGGGTTCGTCTT
This window harbors:
- a CDS encoding Na(+)-translocating NADH-quinone reductase subunit A — its product is MIKISKGLDLPISGAPRQEISDGRPVSTVALVGYDYNGMKPTMLVREGDRVKLGQPVFTDKKSEGIVFTAPASGIVKAINRGARRVFQSLVIEVDGDDAENFGATPADQLAGLDAATLRERLVKSGFWAAFRTRPYSKVPAIDSTPVAIFVQAMDTNPLAANPEVVIAEQAEAFQQGLALLTKLTDGKVWLCQAPGAKIPTVDGVSVEEFAGVHPAGNAGTHIHFLEPVSMKKTVWTIGYQDVIALAKLVTSGRLDTQRVVALAGPRVKEPRLVRTRLGASLAELSRDELLEDDNRVISGSVFGGRGGVDEVAYLGRYHTQVSVLAEGRERPILHYLHAGRNRHSVLNIYLSKLLKGKKFDFTTTTNGSERAMLPVGQYEKVMPLDILPTQLLRALVVGDIDTAEQLGALELDEEDLALCTYVCAGKYEYGPILRDNLTRIEQEA
- a CDS encoding NADH:ubiquinone reductase (Na(+)-transporting) subunit D, coding for MSETRKVLLTPILSNNPIALQILGVCSALAVTTGLKVTLVMCIALTLVTAFSNLFISMIRNQIPGSIRIIVQMTIIASLVIVVDQVLKAYAYDISKQLSVFVGLIITNCIVMGRAEAYAMQNPPILSFLDGIGNGLGYSAVLVFIATLREFFGSGSLFGFQILQTVNQGGWYVPNGLMLLAPSAFFIIGGFIWILRRWDATQIEESEYTLKAHVKKGAV
- the nqrE gene encoding NADH:ubiquinone reductase (Na(+)-transporting) subunit E; the encoded protein is MEALLSLFIRAVFVENMALAFFLGMCTFLAISKKISAAIGLGVAVIVVQAITVPVNNLILHYVLAEGALSWAGFPEANLEFLGYLSYIGVIAAIVQILEMVLDKYFPALYNALGVFLPLITVNCAIMGASLFMVERDYNFSESIVYGIGAGAGWALAIVALAGIREKLKYSDVPAGLRGLGITFVTVGLMSLGFMSFSGVSL
- a CDS encoding Na(+)-translocating NADH-quinone reductase subunit C, giving the protein MASNKDSIQNIIKVALLVCLACAIVVSTAAVVLRPIQQQNQQADLRRNVLQIADLYQAGVPVEVQFQQVETRLVDLQSGTFSDAFNVDNFDPRAAANDPSISSSIPASEDIAGLKRRERYTEVYLVNDDQGNMKTLILPVRGYGLWSTMWGFIALEDDLNTVVGFGFYDQEETPGLGGEVDNPRWKSQFPGKLVYDEAGDVQLELKKGGINPSNEIDATYRVDALSGATLTSRGVTNLIQYWMGERGFKPFLNNLKAGEA
- a CDS encoding FAD:protein FMN transferase encodes the protein MSALKWRGLILVVLTALLTACGDREVAVRTLAGYSMGTSYSVKLVSTVAQAQHLDAVVRSRLETVDQAMSTYLPRSDVSRFNDAAVNDWVDVSPLTVEVVSLALDVARLSDGAFDPTIAPLVDAWGFGPQPRPDQIPSQPQIDDLLKQVGWAAIEIDDAHHRLRKTAERELDLSGIAKGFAVDQVADALANEGIVDYLVEVGGELRFSGTKPGDEPWRVGIETPDSGARSAYRILEVGTGAMATSGDYRNYYEEDGVRYSHTLDPSNGRPIHHSLVSVSVLADDCALSDAFATAMLVKGYDEAQTLAESQGLAVMLIERDGDGFTAWQSERFAELFGSAN
- a CDS encoding NADH:ubiquinone reductase (Na(+)-transporting) subunit B, with amino-acid sequence MGLRNTLDKMAPYFEKGGKYEKWYALYEAVDTIFYMPNSVTRTTAHVRDGMDLKRIMITVWLCVFPAMFWGMWNLGFQANTAIAGGLSPSDNWHEAIISLLAGHDPASVWDNMIYGAAYFLPIYAVTFVVGGFWEVLFAMVRGHEVNEGFFVTSILFALICPPDLPLWAVALGISFGVVVGKEVFGGTGKNFLNPALTGRAFLYFAYPASMSGDAIWTAVDGFSGATALSTAFSDGLTNSMLGHLTWMDAFLGIQQGSIGEVSTLMILIGGAVLLIMGIASWRIVLGVMIGMIALSTLFNVIGSDTNPMFGLPWYWHLVIGGFAFGMMFMATDPISASMTDAGKIWFGILIGVMTVLIRVVNPAFPEGIMLAIIFANIFAPTIDHFVVQRNIKRRLARGQ
- the nqrF gene encoding NADH:ubiquinone reductase (Na(+)-transporting) subunit F; translation: MSTEIILGVVLFTLIVLALVAVILSARAKLVSSGDVTIEINEDASKAITVPAGSKLLGTLANEGIFLSSACGGGGTCAQCKCKVLDGGGAALPTEETHFTKGELRDGWRLSCQVAVKQNMKIEVDPEFFGVKRWECTVESNPNVATFIKELTLKLPEGEDVDFRAGGYVQLEIPPHEVHYKDFDIGKEFHGDWDKFNIWQYSSKVTETVTRAYSMANYPDEKGIVKFNIRIATPPPGTNHPPGQMSSYVFSLKPGDKIAVFGPFGEFFAKDTDAEMVFIGGGAGMAPMRSHIFDQLKRLNSKRKISFWYGARSWREAFYVEEFDQLAKENDNFNWHLALSDPLPEDNWDGLTGFIHNVLYEQYLKDHDAPEDVEFYMCGPPMMNASVIKMLEDLGVEPENIMLDDFGG
- the mfd gene encoding transcription-repair coupling factor; its protein translation is MLSHSLNRPEKAGDHRHTGNVRGCADSAYLADLIRDQGGTLLVIADSPAQLDRLATELAVFRAAHESWQILSFPDWETLPYDNFSPHEDIISDRLSLLNQLAEAPHGICLTTAANLSHRLPPREALIGTAFDWHLGQTLDLAAQRRQLESAGYRATDTVYQHGEFAVRGAILDVFPMGADRPIRVDLFDNEIESLKWFDAETQRSAESLERITLLPGREVPMTETGITRFRQSFRERFDVDFSRCTVYQDVSDGIAPGGIEYYLPLFYERTDTLWDYLPANTLIVHSDQLEPSLDHFWSEVEARFENRRHDLTQPILKPAELFTPSSEFFGRAKDFPRLALSAQAVREQSGHLNLPVETPQDIPVDHRAQQPLLHLERLLMETSHRVLFCAESLGRREALKELLAGIHVVPQSVPHISDFIADSSIRIGLTVAPLSQGLVASEGGYTLISETQLFGDYVVQQRRRNRSQTDNSDQIIKNLTELNPGAPVVHLDHGVGRYQGLETLEVDGQAQEFLMLTYAEGSKLYVPVSNLHLISRYSGADIDQAPLNKLGNDRWAKTKRKAAEKVRDTAAELLNLYAEREARSGHKFDFNEADYGRFSAGFGFEETADQANAIDAVIADMQRQQPMDRLVCGDVGFGKTEVALRAAFIAAQAGRQVAVLVPTTLLAQQHYENFRDRFADWPVRVEALSRFRSDSETKTIIDGLADGKVDVVVGTHKLLQKDVRFNDLGLLIIDEEHRFGVAQKEKIKALRANVDILTLTATPIPRTLNMSMSGVRDLSIIATPPARRLSVKTFVRERDDAQVKEALLREILRGGQVYYLHNEVSTIERTAQALRELVPEARIVVAHGQMPERQLERIMSDFYHKRFNVLLCTTIIETGIDVPSANTIVIERADRFGLAQLHQLRGRVGRSHHQAYAYLMTPPWKSLTKDAQKRLEAISEAQDLGAGFTLATHDLEIRGAGELLGDEQSGHIEGIGFSLYLDMLNRAVKAIQAGETFSPEAAERGGVDLNLRIPALIPDDYIPDINTRLSLYKRIASAASANELDELQVEMIDRFGLLPEPVRNLFRQTSVRLRLEPLGIERFDLGPSGGFIDFAKDTSIDPFRLVQLIQSQPQRFKLKNGTQLRFGADCASPERRFDTVEEILTLITSQPG
- the nqrM gene encoding (Na+)-NQR maturation NqrM; its protein translation is MATFLAVLVFMLIVVAAMAVGVMFGRQPIKGSCGGMAAIGMEAECDVCGGDKTRCDSETRATRRRKNNAADLAVDASR